The nucleotide sequence gttcaaatgtgaaaaaaaaaaaggcttgttAGAAAAATGTTCCAATCACTCCAAACATAACATCCTGTCAGGAAGTActctcaaataaaaaaacaaacaaacaaacaagtaaagaaaaaaaaaacaagcaaaacaagcaaaaagagGAGACACTGAAAAGAATGCAATAGCTCCTCGGCATACACCAGCATTTTCCACAAAATTCCATAAATTGGAGATATAAAGCTAGACTTCTCTAGATTCCTAAACAAGAAAACGCCTTGAGAGTATCTCCATTCCTTTTGTAATTGTGAATGCACATGATACTAAAAAGAATGTGTAACTCGAGACATATGTACATACTTTTCAATGAGCAATTTTCGTTATCATGCCTTTCAGACGTGTGCGGACGTCATGTGAAATATACTGCTGTCATTAAGGGCTATGCTCTTTATGGTCACGTGATTCAGAACCTTACGCTTCCGGTTCATATACAAGACCCCTGCAGGACTCAGTGTGTTATGGAAAGTCGCTGCGTAGCAATCAATATTGGTCCACACTTCGGCGATCACATAATATGTGAACTAAGTGATTCAGACGGAACTGAATACCCCCAAGATCTCAAGCCTCGCAATGATTTTATTTACATTGGTACTGAGGTAAGAGTGTGgataaaacaaattgaattttttttttttttcaagaacgaatttttttgtttctccaaTAAGAACCGATGCAGTAATAACCCATGCCTTAACAATGGGACTTGCCTTAATGGGTATACCAAGAAAGGCTACATTTGTCTCTGTGGATCTCTCTACAGtggagaaaactgtgaaacaGGTAACACATACATTTTATGTTGGATATACCAGAAATATAAGATTATTCAGCACAGTCGAATGTAccaaatttctttaatttgtttgaaatgagTGGCTGAATAGCTTGTTGAGCGACCGAACAATGATTGAATGATAGTCGTTTCAAGACGTTACGTCGCATTACGTCACATCACCTTTGTTACATTACgtaatattattttatattacGTTGCGTCGTTTGATTtgggtttgttttgttttgttttgtttctcttgcttgcttgcttttttgtgtgttttactttttgtttttgttttatttttgttaaaaaaataacaatgaaaatgaaaataaatcatgTCACTCACATGCTGTGAGGAATTTTACATAGCTGAACATCTTGTGGAGTGCAACTCCAGCGAATGGACGCTGATAATAAAGATGGACGGTAATAAGGTACAAACTTGctttcaaatgtttatttttcgtCTATTTATCTAGCTGTCAATGAATGATATCCGTTCAAATATTCATTGTCACGTATCCATTCATTTATCTACTACTGTCAATGATTGATGGTCATTCAAATATTCATTCTTATGTATCCATCCATTTATCTACACGTAATAAGTTGAGTATCTCTCAtcactttatttcttttgcgaAGAAAATAATCTGAGAAATTGCTTATCATTGTGTCCCCATCTTTCCTCATATTTTGGCTCAGAAATATACAATGTTCCTTTCGTCGTTTTCGACACCCTAAGTCAGAAGGATCTCAATATATTCGCGAAGTATGCTGTTTTAAAACAGCAGAGAAAAGGATTTTAGATTCAGATAAAAATACACATGTTACACatgtttatgattatttcaAATCGTGAAATAATAAACTCAAACATTCAGTAAAATTGATTTCTTGCTTTTTGATTTAAGTGATCAGCGATGAAGGTTGTTCTTTCCATCAAGATATGCGAAAAACTAACCTATTTGAGGAAAACTGATTTTATTTCCCcgtctttttcttgttttaagtTCTAAAAAAGTCAAAGGATGTTAGTTAGTTGATAAAAGACTTACTAATTTGGATATGTTGTGAGCCGTATTCTGAGTTGAAGTGATATTAACTACcgttcatttgtttttcctgGATGCTATGGCCCTAGGACACTTTTTCCTATGATTCCGTTCTGTGGACCAATAAGGATACTTTTAACCTTCCCGGAGGAGAAACTGGGCTCGACACACAAGAAACTAAGCTACCAACTTACTGGGAGAAACCTTTCTCTAAGATCTGCCTTGGTATGAGGATCGGAAGTCACACCAATTTTATAGTTATTCACATGGAGGCACCTTCCCTTTATTCACTAATCGCTGACGGGCAGTATCGTGCCATTTCACTTGGTCGTGATAAATGGAAGTCGTTGATTGGTGCAGACGCATCCCTGCAGCTTAACTGCAACAAAGAGGGCTTCAACTCACAGGGCTATCCCAGTAACTCGAAAGCAAGGATTGGTATTATTGGTAACGAGCAATCTGATTGTGGAAGCACTGATTCCAGAATCGGTTTTGGTACAGGAGGCAAGCCTGGCAAATCAATCACGTGTGGCAATGTGGCTAGTTATGGACCAGATAATGGAAACAGATATATTAAGGCAATGGGATATATCATGGTACAGTGACAAGGAAACTGGTacaataaatactttaaaaatttcttatttccCACTACAGCTCCAAATCGTCTATTGAAGACCGCTTTTGTGGCAAAATTGTTTCAACACAAAGTAATCACCGATGAAAAGCAAAGGTGAGAGGGAGAACTGCATAAATGCTTCCCCCACATaacttaaaatggaaaaaaatgataacaagtaGGAATGGTATGATCATCCATCTCAAGAGCTCGTTATTTCCCCCATATTTACAAAGGTTGCGTAAGTGTACAAACCATGTTGGATTGTTTGAACAGCGGCAGTTACTCATAAAGAAATAGCTCACTCGTTTGTACCCAATTCCtgttaatttcaatgagttgtCCACACgttttttttgtaaaacaatacAGACCACCATGCATTTTTAATTGGATATTTGATGTTTACGGTAAATGCCAATAACACGAGCAAATTATGATTTTTCCCAAAATCGTTAGACCAACCCtgtaaaaagtaataaaaatgatgatgataatagcgataatagtaatgatagtaataattatgatgataatactaataacatcaataatgataatacaTGTCATTAacatgataatagtaatgatgataatgtctgcaaataaaaa is from Pocillopora verrucosa isolate sample1 chromosome 7, ASM3666991v2, whole genome shotgun sequence and encodes:
- the LOC131773983 gene encoding uncharacterized protein, which translates into the protein MESRCVAINIGPHFGDHIICELSDSDGTEYPQDLKPRNDFIYIGTENRCSNNPCLNNGTCLNGYTKKGYICLCGSLYSGENCETAEHLVECNSSEWTLIIKMDGNKDTFSYDSVLWTNKDTFNLPGGETGLDTQETKLPTYWEKPFSKICLGMRIGSHTNFIVIHMEAPSLYSLIADGQYRAISLGRDKWKSLIGADASLQLNCNKEGFNSQGYPSNSKARIGIIGNEQSDCGSTDSRIGFGTGGKPGKSITCGNVASYGPDNGNRYIKAMGYIMVQ